A single window of Cuculus canorus isolate bCucCan1 unplaced genomic scaffold, bCucCan1.pri scaffold_82_arrow_ctg1, whole genome shotgun sequence DNA harbors:
- the LOC128850808 gene encoding hydrocephalus-inducing protein-like codes for MDVFRLDPPSIRLKPNEKQELSIWAYPTSTGLKEDNLICCIEDNPDPVVFRLCCQGVQVKLEVSPKKVQFNRLLLHRTDSKTVVLHKPTPLPVAWRIRGLEGLGEGFSVSQDAGIIGPCSEFGMRLCFEATKVDDIKKTFQVEVSDAEKLLGIVQVESCPSLCGGL; via the exons ATGGACGTGTTCCGTTTAGACCCTCCCAGCATAAGGCTTAAACCTAATGAGAAGCAG GAGTTGAGCATTTGGGCGTACCCCACTTCAACTGGGCTCAAGGAAGACAACCTCATCTGCTGTATTGAGGACAACCCAGACCCAGTGGTCTTCCGCCTGTGCTGCCAGGGAGTGCAGGTGAAGCTGGAGGTCAGCCCCAAGAAGGTGCAGTTCAACAGGCTGCTTCTGCACAG GACGGACAGCAAGACCGTGGTCCTGCACAAGCCTACCCCGCTGCCCGTGGCCTGGCGGATCCGTGGGCTGGAAGGCCTTGGGGAGGGCTTCTCAGTGTCGCAGGATGCAGGCATCATTGGTCCCTGCTCAGAGTTTGGCATGCGTTTGTGTTTCGAGGCCACAAAGGTTGACGACATTAAGAAGACATTCCAAGTAGAG gtttcagatgcagaaaaactCCTGGGCATTGTTCAGGTTGAAAGTTGTCCAAGTCTTTGCGGAGGCCTATGA